In a genomic window of Bordetella petrii:
- a CDS encoding Bug family tripartite tricarboxylate transporter substrate binding protein, giving the protein MKKNHAFLAAAALALCAALMPGAQAAQAWPNQPIRLIVPYPPGGSVDNLARLLAPTLGQKLGQTVVVENRAGASGTIGVDATVRATPDGSTFGFGVPGAISGLPHVMKVPYDVSKIQYVSLVARIPMVFVVNPSTPETTLPAFIAAAKQHPGKYNYGSAGNVTTPHLGAELLKQETGIDIMHVPYKGAAPAVTALLANEVQLFLGDASAVLSFIKAGKLRALAVGSPDRFEGLPDVPTTKELGLPTVSVESNYGVIAPTGTPPEIVNGMAEAIAQSLQDPDLRRKMIDQGAVPQATTPDEYRKVMEAESRKWGEVIRRGKLGLQ; this is encoded by the coding sequence ATGAAGAAAAACCACGCCTTCCTGGCAGCCGCCGCCCTGGCGCTGTGCGCCGCGCTGATGCCCGGCGCACAGGCCGCCCAGGCCTGGCCCAACCAGCCCATCCGCCTGATCGTGCCCTATCCGCCCGGTGGCTCGGTCGACAACCTGGCGCGGCTGCTGGCGCCCACGCTGGGGCAGAAACTGGGGCAGACCGTCGTGGTGGAAAACCGCGCCGGCGCGTCCGGCACCATCGGCGTGGACGCCACCGTGCGCGCCACGCCGGACGGCAGCACTTTCGGCTTTGGCGTGCCCGGCGCGATTTCGGGCCTGCCGCACGTCATGAAGGTTCCGTACGACGTGTCCAAGATCCAGTACGTCTCGCTGGTGGCGCGCATTCCCATGGTGTTCGTGGTGAACCCGTCCACGCCCGAAACCACCCTGCCCGCCTTCATCGCCGCGGCAAAACAGCATCCCGGCAAATACAACTACGGCTCGGCCGGCAACGTCACTACTCCCCACCTGGGCGCCGAACTGCTCAAGCAGGAAACCGGCATAGACATCATGCACGTGCCGTACAAAGGCGCCGCGCCCGCGGTGACCGCGCTGCTGGCCAACGAGGTGCAGTTGTTCCTGGGCGATGCGTCGGCGGTGCTCAGTTTCATCAAGGCCGGCAAGCTGCGCGCCCTGGCCGTGGGCAGCCCCGACCGCTTCGAGGGCCTGCCCGACGTGCCCACCACTAAAGAGCTGGGCCTGCCCACTGTGTCGGTCGAATCGAATTACGGCGTGATCGCGCCCACCGGCACGCCGCCCGAGATCGTCAACGGCATGGCCGAAGCCATTGCGCAGTCGCTGCAAGACCCGGACCTGCGCCGCAAAATGATCGACCAGGGCGCGGTGCCGCAGGCCACCACGCCGGACGAATACCGCAAGGTGATGGAAGCGGAATCGCGCAAGTGGGGCGAGGTGATTCGCCGCGGCAAGCTGGGACTGCAGTAG
- a CDS encoding flavin reductase family protein — MNFDFSELASADAFKLLSSVVVPRPIAWVVSLSPEGWLNAAPFSFFNVVSSDPPIVALGIGPRGGQLKDTSRNIQATGEFVVNVASAGLAEQMNRTSLDYVADVDELARVGLDTAPSLRVAPPRIAQSPAALECRVWQVIEAAPHRVIVLARVVAMYLRDDAILNREKFYVDTPALQLLGRMHGAGWYAHTSHLFQMPAPDAANDPAVRPAQGH, encoded by the coding sequence ATGAATTTCGATTTCAGCGAACTGGCTTCGGCCGATGCATTCAAGCTGCTGTCCAGCGTGGTAGTGCCGCGGCCTATCGCGTGGGTGGTCAGCCTGTCGCCCGAAGGGTGGCTGAACGCCGCGCCGTTTTCTTTTTTCAATGTCGTGAGCAGCGACCCGCCCATTGTGGCGTTGGGTATCGGGCCGCGTGGCGGGCAGCTGAAGGACACGTCGCGCAATATCCAGGCCACAGGCGAGTTCGTGGTCAACGTTGCCTCGGCCGGGCTGGCCGAGCAGATGAACCGCACCAGCCTGGATTACGTGGCCGACGTCGACGAACTGGCGCGCGTGGGGCTGGACACCGCGCCGTCGCTGCGGGTGGCGCCGCCACGCATCGCGCAGAGCCCGGCGGCGTTGGAATGCCGCGTCTGGCAGGTCATCGAGGCGGCCCCGCACCGGGTGATCGTGCTGGCGCGGGTCGTGGCCATGTACCTGCGCGACGACGCCATCCTGAATCGCGAAAAATTCTATGTAGACACGCCGGCGCTGCAATTGCTGGGCCGCATGCACGGCGCGGGCTGGTATGCCCACACCAGCCATTTGTTCCAGATGCCGGCGCCGGATGCCGCCAACGATCCGGCGGTGCGGCCCGCCCAGGGCCACTGA
- a CDS encoding LysR family transcriptional regulator — MPSAKATGPSLDLTADLHKWRAFVAIAELGSITRAALHLDQDQSVLSRRINALERECNARLFNRTGRGVHLSEVGERVFPLVRTLLEDAERLELEVNGQAREPAGEVTLGLLPSTAHPLIRMLFSRLRKQFPKVHLKIFEGSSGQIEEWLTDSRVDIAILYRYAEKCPPGETALGYVDSYLIGAPGDARTRAGEIRFDELDGLPFILPGAPNGLRNTLDGLARARKITIAPLIEADSLPLMKSIVEHEQMYTVLPLHAVWQEVQEGRLSVAALRDPSMRRIISMAYARSKGPGRTVMEVAGQIEALAREIGGEGVWRVTP; from the coding sequence ATGCCATCAGCCAAAGCCACGGGCCCCAGCCTGGACCTGACCGCCGACCTGCATAAGTGGCGCGCCTTCGTCGCCATCGCCGAACTGGGCAGCATCACCCGCGCCGCCCTGCACCTGGACCAGGACCAATCGGTGCTGAGCCGGCGCATCAACGCGCTCGAACGCGAATGCAACGCGCGGTTGTTCAACCGCACCGGCCGCGGGGTGCATTTGTCGGAAGTAGGCGAACGGGTGTTCCCGCTGGTGCGCACCCTGCTCGAAGACGCCGAGCGGCTGGAACTCGAAGTCAACGGCCAGGCGCGCGAGCCGGCCGGCGAGGTCACGCTGGGGCTGCTGCCCTCGACCGCGCATCCACTCATCCGCATGCTGTTCTCGCGGCTGCGCAAGCAGTTTCCCAAGGTGCACCTGAAGATCTTCGAAGGGTCGAGCGGCCAGATCGAAGAATGGCTGACCGACAGCCGCGTCGACATCGCCATCCTGTACCGCTATGCCGAAAAATGTCCGCCCGGCGAAACGGCCCTGGGCTACGTCGATTCATACCTGATCGGCGCGCCGGGCGATGCGCGCACGCGCGCCGGCGAGATCCGCTTCGATGAGCTGGACGGCCTGCCGTTCATCCTGCCCGGCGCGCCCAATGGCCTGCGCAACACGCTGGACGGCCTGGCCCGCGCGCGCAAGATCACCATCGCGCCCCTGATCGAGGCCGATTCGCTGCCGCTGATGAAATCGATCGTCGAGCACGAGCAGATGTACACCGTGCTGCCTCTGCACGCGGTATGGCAGGAAGTGCAGGAAGGCCGCCTGAGCGTGGCCGCGCTGCGCGACCCCAGCATGCGCCGCATCATTTCCATGGCGTACGCCCGCAGCAAGGGGCCGGGGCGCACCGTCATGGAGGTTGCCGGGCAGATTGAAGCCCTGGCACGCGAAATCGGCGGCGAAGGCGTCTGGCGCGTCACCCCCTGA
- a CDS encoding amidohydrolase family protein — translation MSADRQAMPYVPDTTETPRMPGRPRHALPADACDAHCHVFGPYDRFPLQHTSTYAAPDAPAQRYLAMLDALGARRGVLVQPAPYGVDPSALLDALAQGQGRLRGVAVADSQVSDAELQTLYDGGVRALRFVEARDPSGRLFPGSVGFGEVAALAPRMKQHGLHAQLWAPCDVYMQHLPALARLGLPLVIDHLGSLVPARGPQDAVFQLLRGLLADGAIWMKLTLCRVGTAPDYADARYLHDAFVQANPDQVLWGSDWPYVRMGERAPAADALADVAWEWLGSDALRQQVWVDNPARLYGF, via the coding sequence ATGAGCGCCGACCGGCAAGCCATGCCCTATGTTCCCGACACGACCGAGACCCCTCGCATGCCGGGGCGGCCGCGCCACGCATTGCCGGCCGATGCCTGCGATGCGCATTGCCATGTGTTCGGGCCGTACGATCGCTTTCCGCTGCAGCATACGTCTACCTATGCCGCGCCCGATGCGCCGGCGCAGCGCTACCTGGCCATGCTCGACGCCCTGGGCGCGCGGCGCGGCGTGCTGGTGCAGCCGGCGCCCTATGGCGTCGATCCGTCGGCGTTGCTCGACGCGCTGGCGCAGGGCCAGGGCCGGTTGCGCGGCGTGGCGGTGGCCGATTCGCAGGTCAGCGACGCCGAGCTGCAGACGCTGTACGACGGCGGCGTGCGGGCGCTGCGTTTCGTCGAGGCGCGCGACCCGTCCGGCAGGCTTTTCCCGGGCAGTGTCGGCTTCGGCGAGGTGGCGGCGCTGGCGCCGCGCATGAAGCAGCACGGCCTGCACGCGCAGCTCTGGGCGCCGTGCGATGTGTATATGCAGCATCTGCCGGCGCTGGCGCGGTTGGGGCTGCCGCTGGTCATCGACCACCTGGGCAGCCTGGTGCCCGCGCGCGGGCCGCAAGATGCGGTCTTCCAGCTGCTGCGCGGCCTGCTGGCCGATGGCGCTATCTGGATGAAGCTGACGCTGTGCCGGGTGGGCACGGCGCCCGATTATGCCGATGCCCGCTACCTGCACGACGCCTTCGTCCAAGCCAACCCCGACCAGGTGTTGTGGGGCTCGGACTGGCCCTACGTGCGCATGGGCGAGCGGGCGCCCGCGGCCGACGCTCTGGCGGATGTGGCCTGGGAATGGCTGGGCAGCGACGCGCTGCGCCAGCAAGTGTGGGTGGACAATCCGGCCCGCCTGTACGGGTTTTAG
- a CDS encoding carboxymuconolactone decarboxylase family protein has product MSRIPFPAPDTMSEEQKRVYERIVSGPRGRLVGPLRAALHNPELADRWQALGALLRFGTSLPPRVSELAIVVTARRWNSQIEWHIHAQAAADAGIAPAVLDAIRACRAPEFETPADALVYEYARQIQETGQVPPDLHARVVAQWGVAGVVELTAVIGYYTMVSMTLNAHEIPMPDGAPAPLEVPAEAGQPALSRLAPLPHKDQS; this is encoded by the coding sequence ATGAGCCGTATTCCGTTTCCTGCTCCCGACACCATGAGCGAGGAACAAAAGCGCGTCTATGAGCGCATCGTCTCGGGGCCGCGCGGGCGCCTGGTGGGTCCGCTGCGCGCCGCGCTGCACAACCCCGAACTGGCCGACCGCTGGCAGGCGCTGGGCGCCTTGCTGCGCTTTGGCACCAGCCTGCCGCCCCGGGTCAGCGAGCTGGCCATCGTGGTGACGGCGCGCCGCTGGAACAGCCAGATCGAATGGCACATCCACGCGCAGGCCGCGGCCGACGCCGGTATTGCGCCGGCGGTGCTGGACGCCATCCGCGCGTGCCGCGCGCCTGAATTCGAGACGCCTGCCGATGCGCTGGTCTACGAGTATGCCCGCCAGATCCAGGAAACCGGGCAGGTGCCGCCGGACCTGCACGCGCGCGTCGTCGCACAATGGGGCGTGGCGGGCGTGGTCGAGCTGACCGCGGTGATCGGGTACTACACCATGGTGTCCATGACCCTGAACGCCCACGAGATCCCCATGCCGGACGGCGCGCCGGCGCCGCTGGAGGTGCCGGCCGAAGCCGGCCAGCCGGCCCTGAGCCGCCTGGCGCCGTTGCCACACAAGGACCAATCATGA
- a CDS encoding acyl-CoA dehydrogenase: protein MSQPDTAMIDAIRDSARDFLQRRDQKQRKRQDAPPDRDYWREIAEVGWLGMAVPESLGGLDLGWHAMAAVMEEAGRAQLPEPLVACAVLPSAVLARLDDDAGAQARRQLLQDICAGQRIVGLAWQETDGQLEAGEATGAFGASVTLREGAYVLNGEKRHVIPGDGVDGWLVSADGEQGPALFYVAAGTPGVTAAVYRRADGARACHLSLESATLPPQALLARQGVLDAIDAALDLGRLMQAAELTGAARQVLADSVAYLNTRQQFGKPLASFQALQHRLVDAVMQVELAANSLLNALNGLAHADNVATRAAASRVKARAARAGLEAARLAVQLHGAIGYTDECDVSLYFRSALHLAAWLGNATAHRQRFGALAPAPAAPDEDAAQDSTAAEDFPRQADWNAMPEAEFRAMLRRFFRAHYPAHLRHVPWRLHWDEIKDWYYTLSRQGWIAPSWPREHGGMALSPARLIAYIEEAERYGVARAPDQGLVMLGPILLRYGTQAQRDRFLPGILSGQDVWAQGYSEPNAGSDLAALRCEAVVDGDDLIVTGQKTWSTLAQDATHMFMLVRTDKTVKKQAGISFLLVDLRSPGVSRRPIRTLSGHEEFCEVFFDQVRVPRDNLVGELNAGWGIAKALLGFERLFSGSPKHANHALQQIFGVARQRGLLADAAFADRLAELRLDAADLTAMYEVFADMARAGRPLPPELSLLKIWATETHERLGALLIQATDEYGGAAMEESHGRVHALAPYINALAATIFSGTNEIQRNIYAKQVLGLQGA, encoded by the coding sequence ATGAGCCAGCCCGACACCGCAATGATCGACGCCATTCGCGACAGCGCGCGCGACTTCCTGCAGCGCCGCGACCAGAAACAGCGCAAGCGCCAGGATGCGCCGCCCGACCGCGACTACTGGCGCGAAATCGCCGAAGTCGGCTGGCTGGGCATGGCCGTGCCCGAATCGCTGGGTGGACTGGACCTGGGCTGGCACGCCATGGCGGCCGTCATGGAAGAGGCCGGGCGGGCGCAATTGCCCGAACCCCTGGTGGCGTGCGCCGTATTGCCGAGCGCCGTGCTGGCGCGCCTGGATGACGACGCCGGCGCGCAGGCGCGCCGCCAACTGCTGCAGGACATCTGCGCCGGCCAGCGCATCGTCGGACTGGCCTGGCAGGAAACCGACGGCCAACTCGAAGCCGGCGAGGCCACGGGCGCATTCGGCGCCAGCGTCACGCTGCGCGAAGGCGCCTACGTGCTCAATGGCGAAAAGCGCCATGTCATCCCGGGCGATGGCGTGGACGGCTGGCTGGTATCGGCCGACGGCGAGCAAGGGCCGGCGCTGTTCTACGTGGCGGCCGGCACGCCGGGCGTTACCGCCGCCGTCTACCGGCGCGCCGATGGCGCGCGCGCCTGCCACCTGTCGCTGGAGTCCGCCACCCTGCCGCCGCAAGCCCTGCTGGCGCGCCAGGGCGTGCTGGACGCGATCGATGCCGCGCTGGATCTCGGACGGCTGATGCAGGCCGCCGAACTGACTGGCGCCGCGCGCCAGGTCCTGGCCGACTCGGTAGCCTATCTGAACACCCGGCAGCAGTTCGGCAAGCCGCTGGCCTCGTTCCAGGCCTTGCAGCACCGGCTGGTGGATGCGGTCATGCAAGTGGAACTGGCGGCCAACAGCCTGCTGAACGCGCTCAACGGGCTTGCGCATGCCGACAACGTCGCCACCCGGGCCGCCGCCAGCCGCGTGAAAGCGCGCGCCGCGCGCGCCGGCCTGGAGGCCGCCCGCCTGGCGGTGCAATTGCATGGCGCCATCGGCTACACCGACGAGTGCGACGTCAGCCTGTACTTTCGCAGCGCGCTGCACCTGGCGGCCTGGCTGGGCAACGCCACCGCGCACCGCCAGCGCTTCGGCGCCCTGGCGCCCGCCCCCGCCGCGCCAGACGAAGACGCCGCGCAGGACTCGACCGCCGCGGAGGACTTTCCCCGGCAGGCCGACTGGAACGCCATGCCCGAGGCCGAGTTCCGCGCCATGCTGCGGCGCTTCTTCCGCGCGCATTATCCGGCCCACCTGCGCCACGTGCCGTGGCGCCTGCACTGGGACGAAATCAAAGACTGGTACTACACCTTGTCGCGCCAGGGCTGGATCGCCCCTTCCTGGCCGCGCGAACACGGAGGCATGGCGTTGTCTCCCGCCCGCCTGATCGCCTACATCGAAGAAGCCGAGCGCTACGGCGTGGCGCGCGCGCCCGACCAGGGGCTGGTGATGCTCGGCCCCATCTTGTTGCGCTATGGCACCCAGGCGCAGCGCGACCGCTTCCTGCCCGGCATCTTGTCCGGCCAGGACGTGTGGGCGCAAGGCTACTCCGAGCCCAACGCCGGCTCGGACCTGGCCGCGCTGCGCTGCGAGGCGGTGGTCGACGGAGACGACCTGATCGTGACGGGGCAAAAGACCTGGTCCACGCTGGCGCAGGACGCCACCCACATGTTCATGCTGGTGCGTACCGACAAGACAGTGAAGAAACAGGCCGGCATCAGCTTCCTGCTGGTCGACCTGCGCAGCCCGGGTGTCAGCCGCCGTCCGATCCGCACGTTGTCCGGCCACGAAGAATTCTGCGAAGTGTTCTTCGACCAGGTGCGCGTGCCGCGCGACAACCTGGTGGGCGAATTGAACGCCGGCTGGGGCATCGCCAAGGCGCTGCTCGGCTTCGAGCGGCTGTTCAGCGGCAGCCCGAAACACGCCAACCATGCGCTGCAGCAGATTTTCGGCGTTGCCCGCCAGCGCGGGCTGCTGGCCGATGCCGCTTTCGCCGACCGGCTGGCCGAACTGCGGCTGGACGCGGCCGACCTCACCGCCATGTACGAGGTGTTCGCGGACATGGCGCGCGCCGGCCGCCCCCTGCCGCCCGAACTGTCGCTGCTGAAGATATGGGCCACCGAAACGCACGAGCGCCTGGGCGCGCTGCTCATCCAGGCCACCGACGAATACGGCGGCGCGGCGATGGAAGAAAGCCACGGCAGGGTGCATGCGCTGGCGCCGTACATCAACGCCCTGGCCGCCACGATTTTCAGCGGAACCAACGAGATACAACGCAACATCTACGCCAAACAGGTGCTGGGCCTGCAAGGCGCATGA
- a CDS encoding glutathione S-transferase family protein → MKLHWSPRSPFVRKVMIVLYEAGIEDRVTLVRTPVAMDKPNPDLVPDNPLIKLPTLVLDDGTAVYDSRVICAYLDGLANTGLLPAEPRARLTAERRQALGDGLLDVLLLYRQERAKPQARQTPAWLDAFDLKVRAVLSALEKEAPELEATPFDLGLIAIGCALSYLDYRFADLPWREGHAALAAWHRRFSSRPSVARSQPDDAAA, encoded by the coding sequence ATGAAGCTGCATTGGTCGCCCCGCTCGCCGTTCGTGCGCAAGGTGATGATCGTGTTATACGAAGCGGGCATAGAAGACCGCGTCACCCTGGTGCGCACGCCGGTGGCCATGGACAAACCCAACCCCGACCTAGTGCCCGACAACCCGCTCATCAAGCTGCCCACGCTGGTGCTGGACGACGGCACGGCGGTGTACGACTCGCGCGTTATCTGCGCCTACCTGGACGGCCTGGCGAACACCGGCCTGCTGCCCGCCGAGCCGCGCGCGCGCCTGACGGCCGAGCGGCGCCAGGCGCTGGGCGACGGTTTGCTGGACGTGTTGCTGCTGTATCGCCAGGAGCGCGCCAAGCCGCAGGCGCGGCAGACGCCCGCCTGGCTGGATGCGTTCGACCTGAAAGTCAGGGCGGTACTGTCCGCCCTGGAAAAAGAAGCGCCCGAGCTCGAGGCCACGCCGTTCGACCTGGGCCTTATCGCCATCGGTTGCGCGTTGTCGTACCTGGACTACCGGTTCGCCGACCTGCCCTGGCGCGAGGGCCATGCGGCGCTGGCGGCCTGGCATCGCCGCTTCAGCAGCCGCCCCTCGGTGGCGCGCAGCCAGCCCGACGACGCCGCGGCCTGA
- a CDS encoding Bug family tripartite tricarboxylate transporter substrate binding protein: MFLKTRTLMAALAAAALAPASAGAADPANAYPDHPITLINPYAAGGPADTVARSLARAMEKRLGQPVVVENKPGGGASIGTGFVARAKPDGYTLLVGTSAGHVVTPLMQKTPYDGVDGFAFSSVLAVQPIMLAVNPERGIKTVAELIARAKAEPGTLSYGSAGVGGATHLGAELFQQAAHIQLNHIPYAGASPAINDAVGGQIDMVMLNLSASLPFIRQGRLVPLAYAAAQRSPLLPQVPTLDEAGVHGAQAATWYSLAAPAGTPPAIVQRLSDTVRDVNNDPDYRRVMQDQAIELMALTPQQAQAFVEKDRADMRPLLDRLGLLAK; encoded by the coding sequence ATGTTCTTGAAGACCCGCACGTTGATGGCCGCGCTGGCGGCTGCTGCGCTGGCGCCCGCGTCGGCCGGCGCCGCGGACCCGGCGAATGCCTATCCCGACCATCCCATCACGCTGATCAATCCCTATGCGGCCGGCGGACCGGCCGACACGGTGGCGCGCAGCCTGGCGCGGGCCATGGAAAAGCGCCTGGGCCAGCCCGTCGTGGTGGAAAACAAGCCGGGCGGCGGCGCCTCGATCGGCACCGGCTTCGTGGCGCGCGCCAAACCGGATGGCTATACGCTGCTGGTGGGTACGTCGGCCGGGCACGTGGTCACGCCGCTGATGCAGAAAACTCCCTACGACGGCGTGGACGGATTCGCCTTCAGTTCGGTGCTGGCCGTGCAGCCCATCATGCTGGCGGTGAATCCCGAGCGCGGCATCAAGACGGTGGCGGAACTGATCGCGCGCGCCAAGGCTGAACCCGGCACGCTCAGTTACGGCTCGGCCGGCGTGGGCGGCGCCACCCACCTGGGGGCCGAGCTGTTCCAGCAAGCCGCGCATATCCAGTTGAACCACATTCCCTATGCCGGCGCGTCGCCCGCCATCAACGACGCCGTGGGCGGGCAGATCGACATGGTGATGCTGAACCTGTCGGCCAGCCTGCCGTTCATTCGCCAGGGCCGCCTGGTGCCGCTGGCATACGCGGCCGCCCAGCGCTCGCCGCTGCTGCCGCAGGTGCCGACGTTGGATGAGGCCGGCGTGCATGGCGCGCAGGCCGCCACCTGGTACAGCCTGGCCGCGCCCGCGGGCACGCCGCCGGCGATCGTGCAACGCCTGAGCGATACTGTCCGCGACGTGAACAACGATCCCGATTACCGTCGCGTCATGCAAGACCAGGCGATAGAGTTGATGGCGCTGACGCCGCAACAGGCGCAGGCCTTCGTCGAGAAAGATCGCGCCGATATGCGGCCCCTGCTGGACCGGCTGGGGCTGCTGGCAAAATGA